From Sardina pilchardus chromosome 9, fSarPil1.1, whole genome shotgun sequence, a single genomic window includes:
- the rpusd4 gene encoding pseudouridylate synthase RPUSD4, mitochondrial, with protein sequence MTKLFVYGGIGNGCLHCLKTWSSCQILSVASLQAQVVRTLMRPVGKETGGEVSKSKSGLKAIDLVNRERESKGTSKSRKIPKTENFKETHTDASPVQQRVSQLKQLSQQLQKVHPNVLAKALHKSIIFQNQDVIAINKPYGVPLHDTTDGTTSIKHVLPVLAKMLHGMRTEKRLHICHSLDKDTTGTLLLAQTEEAANHIHSLFKALQMERKYWAVVVGVPVPSEGVVDIPVIERGVTGAQPHFKMGLSPLFRASDNGEGVTRVRANRNAQSAVTNYRVLDSTHGCSLMELQPVTAVKHQLRVHMAFALGCPILGDHKYAHWNKLAPQQLPERVIRCLGLEQSKARHLPLHLHHRQLTVPGFKGHRELIVSCRLPRFLTSTLQKLRISIPDKKEGTGGGTET encoded by the exons ATGACTAAATTATTTGTATATGGCGGAATAGGTAATGGATGTCTACACTGCCTGAAAACGTGGTCGTCATGTCAAATACTGTCTGTAGCATCGTTACAGGCTCAGGTTGTCCGCACGCTTATGAGACCCGTAGGGAAAGAAACTGGTGGTGAGGTATCAAAAAGCAAAAGCGGTCTGAAAGCTATTGACCTTGTCAACCGAGAACGTGAGTCGAAAGGAACATCCAAAAGCCGAAAAATACCAAAGACCGAGAATTTCAAAGAG acgcacacagacgccTCCCCGGTGCAGCAGAGAGTCTCACAACTTAAACAACTCAGCCAACAGTTACAAAAGGTCCACCCAAACGTGCTAGCCAAGGCTTTACACAAAAGCATAATCTTTCAAAACCAAGATGTAATCGCGATCAACAAACCTTATGGAGTTCCATTGCACG ATACAACGGATGGCACAACCAGCATAAAACATGTGTTGCCAGTTTTGGCGAAAATGCTCCATGGTATGCGGACAGAGAAGAGGTTGCACATTTGTCACAGTCTGGACAAAGACACAACTGGGACTTTACTTCTGGCCCAAACCGAAGAGGCAGCTAACCACATTCACAGCCTCTTCAAGGCCCTGCAAATGGAGAGGAAGTACTG GGCGGTGGTCGTTGGTGTACCTGTTCCCTCAGAAGGGGTTGTAGATATACCGGTCATTGAGAGGGGGGTTACTGGAGCACAACCCCACTTTAAG ATGGGGCTTAGTCCTCTCTTCCGCGCTAGTGATAATGGAGAGGGTGTGACTCGGGTTCGAGCCAACAGAAATGCTCAGAGTGCAGTGACTAACTATCGTGTGCTTGACAGCACCCATGGCTGCAGCCTAATGGAGCTCCAGCCAGTCACAG CCGTGAAGCATCAGTTGCGAGTCCACATGGCTTTTGCACTTGGATGCCCCATTCTGGGTGATCATAAATATGCCCACTGGAATAAGCTAGCACCTCAG CAACTGCCAGAGAGAGTGATCCGTTGCTTGGGCCTGGAGCAGAGCAAAGCACGCCATCTTCCTCTACACCTACACCATCGCCAGCTGACAGTCCCCGGGTTCAAAGGTCACCGTGAACTCATTGTATCCTGCCGGTTACCCAGGTTTTTGACAAGTACTTTGCAAAAGCTACGTATTTCAATACCAGACAAAAAGGAAGGAACTGGAGGAGGAACTGAGACATAG